A single window of Inediibacterium massiliense DNA harbors:
- a CDS encoding S-ribosylhomocysteine lyase encodes MKKIIVESFTMDHTKVEAPFVRKCGKINTPKGDVITKFDLRFTQPNKEAIPTGAIHSLEHLMAGYIREKVDNVVDLSPMGCRTGFYLIVVGEKQEEEIADALIYTLKKVLDSKEVPAANKIQCGNYRDMSLFGAKEFAKEVLDLLQIKYGKKA; translated from the coding sequence ATGAAAAAAATAATTGTAGAAAGCTTTACAATGGATCATACGAAAGTAGAGGCTCCTTTTGTAAGAAAGTGTGGTAAAATCAATACACCAAAAGGGGATGTAATTACAAAATTCGACTTAAGATTTACTCAACCTAATAAAGAAGCCATTCCTACAGGAGCAATACACAGCCTAGAACATTTAATGGCAGGATATATAAGAGAAAAAGTAGATAATGTAGTAGATTTATCTCCTATGGGATGCAGGACAGGATTTTATTTAATCGTAGTGGGAGAAAAACAAGAGGAAGAGATAGCAGATGCTCTGATTTATACATTAAAAAAAGTATTAGATTCAAAGGAGGTTCCGGCAGCCAATAAAATACAATGTGGAAATTATAGAGATATGTCCTTGTTTGGGGCAAAAGAATTTGCAAAAGAAGTATTAGACCTTTTACAAATAAAATATGGAAAGAAGGCATAA
- a CDS encoding PLP-dependent cysteine synthase family protein: MNYYDSIQDLIGNTPMLKINHFNIPKHVKLFAKLEFYNPGGSVKDRIGQWILQKAEKEGKIKPGNTIIEATAGNTGIGISLAAINKGYKVIFVVPEKFSIEKQMIMKALGAKIISTPEEKGMNGAFEKVQELKAQMKDAFVVDQFYNHHNPQAHYMYTGREIYEQLDGKIDIFVSGAGSGGTFTGVMSYLKEQNEKIRGVLVDPIGSIIGGGVCAPYKIEGIGNDFIPKIMDTSLIDEVEKISDDEALQGVKELAIKEGLLVGTSSGAAFIGAIKQARKIKYGNIVVLLADRGDRYLSKNIYQLL, encoded by the coding sequence ATGAATTACTATGATAGCATTCAAGATTTAATAGGCAATACTCCTATGCTAAAAATAAATCATTTTAATATTCCAAAACATGTAAAGCTATTTGCCAAATTAGAATTTTATAATCCAGGGGGTTCTGTAAAAGATAGAATTGGACAATGGATTCTTCAAAAGGCAGAAAAGGAAGGGAAAATCAAACCAGGCAATACAATTATAGAAGCAACAGCAGGAAATACAGGAATAGGTATTTCACTTGCTGCAATCAATAAAGGATATAAAGTTATATTTGTTGTACCTGAAAAGTTTTCAATAGAAAAACAAATGATTATGAAAGCATTAGGAGCTAAAATTATAAGTACACCAGAAGAAAAGGGTATGAATGGAGCTTTTGAAAAAGTGCAGGAGCTAAAAGCTCAAATGAAAGATGCTTTTGTAGTGGACCAATTTTATAATCATCATAATCCACAGGCCCATTATATGTATACGGGTAGAGAAATATATGAACAATTAGATGGAAAGATAGATATATTTGTTTCAGGAGCAGGATCAGGAGGAACATTTACAGGAGTTATGTCTTATTTAAAAGAACAAAATGAAAAAATAAGAGGAGTACTAGTTGATCCTATTGGTTCTATTATTGGTGGAGGAGTATGTGCTCCTTATAAGATAGAAGGAATAGGAAATGATTTTATTCCTAAAATTATGGATACTAGTTTGATAGATGAAGTAGAAAAGATTTCAGATGATGAGGCTTTACAGGGAGTAAAAGAATTGGCTATAAAAGAAGGCCTATTAGTAGGAACTTCTTCTGGAGCAGCTTTTATAGGAGCTATCAAACAAGCAAGGAAGATAAAATATGGAAATATAGTGGTGCTATTGGCAGATAGAGGAGATCGATATTTGAGTAAAAATATTTATCAACTTTTATAA
- the pdxA gene encoding 4-hydroxythreonine-4-phosphate dehydrogenase PdxA, whose protein sequence is MKRSYIGIPMGDPAGVGPEIVVKALNNEEVYKWSKPVVIGEQKTLEQAMKFCNVNLKIKVIEDVEEGEYEKGILNVIDLKNINIEKLQIGKVQGMAGKAAFEYIKLAVELAMDKKVDAIATTPINKEAFKAGGVNYIGHTEILEDLTNTKDPLTMFQVHDLRVFFLSRHVSLKDACTIATKERVLDYIKRCSEALERLGIKNGKLAVAGLNPHSGEHGLFGDEEVKEIEPAVRLGQEQGINVVGPVPADSVFYFALKGKYDAVLSLYHDQGHIATKMVDFERTISITNNMPFLRTSVDHGTALDIAGTGKASEVSMVEAIRLAALYAPKFNQ, encoded by the coding sequence ATGAAAAGAAGTTATATTGGTATTCCTATGGGAGATCCAGCTGGAGTTGGACCTGAGATTGTAGTCAAAGCATTAAATAATGAAGAAGTATATAAATGGTCCAAGCCAGTAGTGATTGGAGAACAAAAAACATTAGAGCAAGCTATGAAGTTTTGCAATGTAAATTTAAAGATAAAAGTTATTGAAGATGTAGAAGAGGGAGAATATGAAAAAGGAATTTTGAATGTAATAGATTTAAAAAATATAAATATAGAAAAACTTCAAATAGGAAAAGTACAAGGAATGGCTGGAAAAGCTGCTTTTGAATATATAAAACTTGCAGTGGAATTAGCAATGGACAAAAAAGTAGATGCTATTGCTACTACACCTATTAATAAAGAAGCATTTAAAGCTGGAGGAGTAAATTATATAGGACATACAGAGATATTAGAAGATCTAACAAATACAAAAGATCCTCTTACCATGTTTCAAGTACACGATTTAAGAGTGTTCTTTTTATCTAGACATGTATCCTTAAAAGATGCATGTACTATAGCTACAAAAGAAAGGGTACTAGATTATATCAAAAGATGTAGTGAAGCTTTAGAAAGACTTGGTATTAAAAACGGAAAATTAGCTGTTGCAGGATTAAATCCTCATAGTGGGGAGCATGGATTATTTGGAGATGAGGAAGTAAAAGAAATTGAGCCTGCTGTACGATTAGGACAAGAACAAGGAATCAATGTAGTAGGACCAGTTCCAGCAGACTCTGTATTTTATTTTGCATTAAAAGGAAAATATGATGCAGTATTATCTCTTTATCATGATCAAGGACATATTGCTACGAAAATGGTTGATTTTGAAAGAACTATTTCTATTACAAATAATATGCCTTTTTTAAGAACATCTGTAGATCATGGAACAGCACTTGATATTGCAGGAACAGGAAAAGCTAGTGAAGTCAGTATGGTAGAAGCCATAAGATTAGCAGCATTATATGCACCAAAGTTTAATCAATAA
- a CDS encoding DUF819 domain-containing protein → MITSGFTYLAVILFFSSLVVVAEKKSKGKFFEYVPAIVVIYFVVMLLGTFKVWDQTDEVNMYYKMVKNNLLPAMIFLMLLRCDLRKILKLGPKMLLGFFAASISIGIGFVVAYGLFKNMYVQDTWKAFAALAGSWMGGTGNMAAIQGALNVPDSSMGYTLLIDSIDYAIWVMILLWLVPYAKFFNKWTKADTSIIDEVGEQLAATQEKIRKNIEFSDMIFLIGMSFFVSSVSQSLSEILPETSFITGTTWTVILATIAGVVCAMTGIGKIPGSSQISNVMLYTIVGLIASRANFAELGQAPLYIIAGFVILIVHGVILAIVAKIFKLDLFTCGIASLANIGGVASAPILAASYSEALIPIGVLMAMLGYVIGTGGGLLVGKILSIM, encoded by the coding sequence ATGATTACTAGTGGTTTTACTTATTTAGCAGTCATTTTATTTTTTTCAAGCTTAGTAGTTGTTGCAGAGAAGAAAAGCAAAGGAAAATTTTTTGAATATGTACCTGCTATTGTTGTTATTTATTTTGTAGTAATGCTATTAGGTACTTTTAAAGTATGGGATCAAACAGATGAAGTAAATATGTATTATAAAATGGTAAAGAATAATTTATTACCTGCAATGATTTTTTTAATGCTTCTAAGATGTGATTTGAGAAAGATTTTAAAATTAGGACCTAAGATGCTTTTAGGATTTTTTGCTGCATCTATTAGTATTGGTATAGGTTTTGTTGTAGCATATGGATTGTTTAAAAATATGTATGTACAAGATACGTGGAAAGCTTTTGCAGCTTTAGCAGGAAGTTGGATGGGTGGAACAGGAAACATGGCAGCCATACAAGGAGCTTTAAATGTACCAGATAGTAGTATGGGATATACTTTATTGATAGATTCTATTGATTATGCCATTTGGGTAATGATTTTATTGTGGCTTGTGCCTTATGCTAAGTTTTTTAACAAATGGACAAAAGCAGATACAAGTATTATAGATGAAGTGGGAGAGCAACTTGCTGCTACTCAAGAGAAAATTAGAAAAAACATAGAGTTTTCAGATATGATTTTTTTAATCGGAATGAGTTTCTTTGTATCATCAGTTTCCCAATCTTTATCAGAAATATTACCTGAAACTAGCTTTATTACAGGAACTACATGGACTGTGATTTTAGCTACTATAGCTGGAGTAGTTTGTGCTATGACAGGTATTGGAAAAATACCAGGTTCTTCTCAGATTTCAAATGTTATGCTGTATACAATTGTAGGTTTAATTGCTTCAAGGGCAAATTTTGCAGAGCTTGGCCAAGCACCTTTATATATTATAGCAGGATTTGTAATTTTAATTGTGCATGGAGTCATTCTTGCTATTGTAGCAAAAATATTTAAGCTTGATTTATTTACCTGTGGAATAGCAAGCCTTGCAAATATAGGAGGAGTTGCATCAGCTCCCATTCTTGCTGCATCTTATAGTGAAGCGTTAATTCCTATAGGTGTTTTGATGGCTATGCTTGGATATGTGATTGGAACAGGAGGAGGATTACTGGTAGGAAAGATTCTTTCTATTATGTGA
- a CDS encoding diguanylate cyclase yields MTIRISQIMTDHFMSIDILEGVGAIRDIAFNQGINYFLVTNNHQIKGMITSKELIDAHPNRIAADAMLTDFKFISSEATVWGAKEIFDQQDQDFLLVEKNKQIVGIITKTLVLTELGKHIDLLTGLYKSDYIYYQIQKCMSKNEITSIIFMDVNNFGRIDKEYGHILGDTILKELARLLKQYKPKDAHICRFGGDEFVLQFSTPIEKCKNEIIKIIDMIKNHEFPNKIPVTISAGVIQSKKCTKIKNVYEATVHLINQASLASTTAKKNKCGLSIVYEESEIA; encoded by the coding sequence ATGACAATAAGAATATCTCAAATTATGACAGATCATTTTATGAGTATTGATATTTTAGAGGGCGTAGGTGCTATTCGAGATATTGCATTTAATCAAGGTATAAATTATTTTCTTGTGACAAATAATCATCAAATTAAAGGAATGATTACAAGCAAAGAGCTCATAGATGCACATCCTAATAGAATTGCAGCAGATGCTATGTTGACAGACTTTAAATTTATTAGTTCGGAAGCAACTGTATGGGGTGCAAAAGAAATCTTTGATCAACAAGATCAAGATTTTTTGTTAGTAGAGAAAAATAAACAGATTGTAGGAATTATTACAAAGACACTTGTATTAACTGAACTTGGAAAACATATAGATTTACTGACTGGACTTTATAAAAGTGATTATATTTATTATCAAATCCAAAAATGTATGAGTAAAAATGAAATAACATCTATTATATTTATGGATGTAAATAATTTTGGAAGGATAGACAAAGAATACGGACATATCTTGGGGGATACAATATTAAAAGAATTGGCAAGACTTCTAAAACAATATAAACCTAAAGATGCACATATTTGTAGATTTGGAGGAGATGAGTTTGTTTTGCAATTCTCTACCCCTATAGAAAAATGTAAAAATGAAATAATAAAAATAATAGATATGATAAAAAATCATGAATTTCCAAATAAAATTCCTGTTACTATTTCTGCTGGAGTGATACAATCAAAAAAATGTACAAAAATAAAAAATGTATATGAAGCTACTGTTCATTTAATTAATCAAGCGAGCTTAGCTTCTACTACAGCTAAAAAAAATAAATGTGGATTGAGTATTGTTTATGAAGAAAGTGAAATTGCTTAA
- a CDS encoding dipeptide epimerase yields the protein MKIEDIQIGILSVPLKKPFKTALRTVECIEDVIVKVITDTGHIGYGEAPPTGVITGDTKGAIIGALQEHIRKNIIGMDIENFEEIMKKLDHSLVKNTTAKAAVDIALYDLYGQLYKVPVYKLLGGYRKEIVTDLTISVNDPEIMAQDSIEAVNLGYKTLKIKVGKDSRLDIKRMKTIREAIGYDINLRIDANQGWKPKEAVYTLRKMEDAGLDIEFVEQPVFSYDLEGLKLVTENVGIPVMADESIFSPMDAIKILQMGAADLINIKLMKTGGIHHALKICSLAEIYGVECMIGCMLEAKISVTAAVHLAAAKSIITKIDLDGPVLCKEDPIEGGAIFNQSKITIEDAPGFGFQKIHGIEYMK from the coding sequence ATGAAAATAGAAGATATTCAAATTGGGATTTTATCTGTTCCTCTTAAAAAACCTTTTAAAACAGCTTTAAGGACAGTAGAGTGTATCGAAGATGTTATTGTAAAGGTGATTACAGATACAGGGCATATAGGATATGGAGAGGCTCCACCTACGGGAGTTATAACAGGAGATACAAAAGGGGCGATTATAGGAGCCCTTCAGGAACATATTAGAAAAAATATTATAGGTATGGATATAGAAAATTTTGAGGAAATTATGAAAAAATTAGATCATTCTTTAGTAAAGAATACAACAGCAAAGGCAGCAGTAGATATTGCTTTGTATGATTTATATGGACAACTGTATAAAGTGCCTGTTTATAAACTTTTGGGTGGATATAGAAAAGAAATCGTTACAGACTTAACCATTAGTGTCAATGATCCAGAAATCATGGCACAAGATAGTATAGAAGCTGTGAACTTAGGATATAAAACATTAAAAATAAAAGTAGGAAAAGATTCTAGATTGGATATAAAGAGAATGAAGACTATCAGAGAAGCTATTGGATATGATATTAATTTGAGGATAGATGCAAATCAAGGATGGAAGCCAAAAGAAGCTGTATATACTTTAAGAAAAATGGAAGATGCAGGTTTAGATATTGAATTTGTAGAGCAACCGGTATTTTCATATGATTTGGAAGGATTAAAACTCGTAACAGAAAATGTAGGGATTCCAGTTATGGCAGATGAAAGTATTTTTTCTCCTATGGATGCTATAAAGATATTACAAATGGGAGCTGCTGATCTTATAAATATAAAGTTAATGAAAACAGGAGGAATTCATCATGCGTTAAAGATTTGTTCCCTAGCAGAAATCTATGGGGTAGAGTGTATGATAGGATGTATGTTAGAAGCGAAAATAAGTGTGACAGCAGCAGTACACTTAGCAGCAGCTAAAAGTATTATTACAAAAATTGATTTAGATGGACCTGTATTATGCAAAGAAGATCCTATAGAGGGAGGAGCTATTTTTAATCAATCTAAGATAACAATAGAAGATGCTCCTGGTTTTGGGTTTCAAAAGATTCATGGAATAGAGTATATGAAGTAA
- a CDS encoding four-carbon acid sugar kinase family protein produces the protein MPEVVIIADDLTGANATSVLLSRAGYKAATFLKLEDYDENEHKDFKVISISTDSRAIHKDMAYERVSKIADFFKQKDVKLFSKRIDTTLRGNIGTEIDAVLDQLEEETIAIVVAAFPSSGRITIGGYLMVNSIPLENTDVAKDPKTPVYTSCVQKLIKDQSKYLVDYIPLDQVLKGEESLKNRIMSGKDKGNKIFIVDATTDEDIQKIAKAVRNTRLSVIAVDPGPFSAALTKEMVKKPKIIPGQKVMLTVGSVSNLTRRQLEALKVSHECLFITVDAEALIYEKTREYEINRVVENFIKDMDEYAILGAVTTNDECEILNLSHIAQKLKITEDDVTLRISTGLAKITRILMEKTDTSIGGLFTSGGDVTVAVCKELKASGIEVKDEVLPLAVYGRVIKGQFESMPIITKGGLVGETNAIIKCVEYLLTKVSTGYHKNS, from the coding sequence ATGCCAGAAGTTGTAATTATTGCAGATGACTTAACAGGAGCAAATGCTACAAGTGTACTGCTTTCAAGAGCAGGATATAAGGCTGCTACTTTTTTAAAATTAGAGGATTATGATGAAAATGAACACAAAGATTTTAAAGTGATTTCTATTAGTACAGACAGTAGAGCTATTCATAAAGATATGGCTTATGAAAGAGTAAGTAAGATCGCAGATTTTTTTAAACAAAAGGATGTAAAATTATTTTCAAAGAGAATTGATACTACTTTAAGAGGAAACATAGGAACAGAAATAGATGCAGTATTAGATCAGTTAGAGGAAGAGACGATTGCTATAGTGGTAGCTGCTTTTCCATCATCAGGAAGAATTACAATTGGTGGATATTTAATGGTAAATTCTATTCCACTAGAAAATACAGATGTGGCAAAAGATCCAAAGACTCCTGTATATACTTCTTGTGTACAAAAGCTTATAAAAGATCAAAGTAAATATTTAGTAGATTATATTCCTTTAGATCAAGTATTAAAAGGAGAAGAAAGTTTAAAAAATAGGATCATGAGTGGAAAAGATAAAGGAAATAAAATCTTTATAGTAGATGCCACTACAGATGAAGATATACAAAAAATTGCAAAGGCAGTAAGAAATACAAGACTTAGTGTTATTGCAGTAGATCCAGGGCCATTTAGTGCAGCTCTTACAAAAGAAATGGTAAAAAAACCAAAGATTATACCAGGACAAAAGGTTATGCTGACAGTAGGGAGTGTAAGCAATCTTACAAGAAGACAACTAGAAGCATTAAAGGTGAGTCATGAATGTTTATTTATAACAGTAGATGCAGAGGCTCTTATTTATGAGAAGACTCGTGAATATGAAATCAATAGAGTAGTAGAGAATTTTATAAAAGATATGGATGAATATGCTATTTTAGGTGCTGTTACAACGAATGATGAATGTGAAATATTAAATTTATCTCATATTGCTCAAAAGCTAAAAATTACTGAGGATGATGTAACTTTAAGAATTTCCACTGGACTTGCAAAAATTACAAGAATCCTTATGGAAAAGACAGATACATCTATAGGAGGATTGTTTACAAGTGGAGGAGACGTAACGGTAGCTGTTTGCAAAGAACTGAAAGCTTCTGGTATAGAGGTAAAAGATGAAGTATTGCCACTAGCAGTTTATGGAAGAGTCATAAAAGGACAATTTGAAAGTATGCCTATTATTACAAAGGGAGGACTTGTAGGAGAAACAAATGCCATCATAAAATGTGTGGAGTATTTATTGACAAAGGTATCTACTGGATATCATAAAAATTCATAA
- a CDS encoding aminotransferase class V-fold PLP-dependent enzyme, translating into MKFNSLIIHGGIDGDKNTGAVTIPIYQTSTYSQEDIGKHMGYEYSRTQNPTREGVEKLIADLEGGVRGFAFGSGMAAISSVLMLLKNGDHIILSDDVYGGTFRVVDKIFKNFGLEYSFVDTTHVENIKDHIRENTKAIYVETPTNPLMKISNIKEIGRIAKENNMIFIVDNTFMTPYLQRPLSLGADIILHSATKYLGGHSDVVAGLVVVKDEKLGEKMHFIQNGVGAILGPFDSWILLKGMKTLAVRMDRHCQNAKIVVNWLKNQDWVRKIYYPKIHIEGSLKDQMRDSGGMISFEVSSEKHVDKIISNLRTITLAESLGGIESLISIPAKMTHASIPKDMRDKISITDTLIRLSVGIEDVEDIIKDLDILK; encoded by the coding sequence ATGAAATTTAATTCTCTTATTATTCATGGAGGAATTGATGGGGATAAAAATACAGGAGCAGTTACAATTCCAATTTATCAAACATCTACCTATTCCCAAGAAGACATTGGAAAGCATATGGGGTATGAGTATTCTCGTACTCAAAATCCAACTAGAGAAGGGGTAGAAAAATTAATTGCTGATCTAGAGGGAGGAGTGAGAGGGTTTGCTTTTGGATCAGGAATGGCAGCTATATCTTCTGTTCTTATGTTATTAAAGAATGGGGATCATATTATACTTAGTGATGATGTATATGGTGGAACTTTTAGAGTGGTAGATAAAATATTCAAAAATTTCGGATTAGAGTATAGCTTTGTAGATACTACTCATGTAGAGAATATAAAAGATCATATAAGAGAAAATACAAAAGCTATTTATGTAGAAACACCTACAAATCCATTGATGAAAATTAGCAATATAAAAGAAATAGGAAGGATAGCAAAAGAAAATAATATGATTTTTATTGTAGACAATACTTTTATGACTCCTTATTTGCAAAGACCTTTATCTTTAGGAGCAGATATTATTCTTCACAGTGCTACAAAATATTTAGGAGGACATAGTGATGTAGTTGCAGGGTTAGTAGTAGTAAAGGATGAGAAATTAGGAGAAAAAATGCACTTTATACAAAATGGAGTAGGTGCTATATTAGGACCTTTTGATAGTTGGATTTTACTGAAAGGAATGAAAACTTTAGCTGTACGGATGGATAGACATTGTCAAAACGCAAAAATAGTTGTAAATTGGCTAAAAAATCAGGATTGGGTTAGAAAGATATATTATCCTAAAATTCACATAGAAGGTTCTTTAAAAGATCAAATGAGAGATAGTGGAGGAATGATTTCTTTTGAAGTATCTAGTGAAAAGCATGTAGATAAAATAATATCTAATTTAAGAACTATTACTTTAGCAGAAAGCTTGGGAGGAATAGAAAGCCTTATATCTATTCCTGCTAAAATGACTCATGCTTCGATTCCAAAAGATATGAGAGATAAAATAAGTATTACAGATACATTGATTCGATTGTCTGTAGGAATTGAGGATGTAGAGGATATTATAAAAGATTTAGATATTTTAAAATAA
- a CDS encoding DeoR/GlpR family DNA-binding transcription regulator — protein MLQAERRNYIIKHLKEKGKVVVEDLASILDTSPMTIRRDLKYLEENNLITRTHGGAVLHDMLTEEVPYGQKTSEHTKEKKRIAQYAASLIKEGHTIILDAGTTNMEIAKKIKDIKNLKVITTDLVIALFLSKFSAIQVFCTGGFIQGSTGTCLGPNTKDFLEQVYADIAFLGTSSADVKEGLTTPTIEKARIKRQIIQSAEETILVTDHFKFGKKSFAKICSLESLSQIITDEGLDEKIVNKIKQLGVEVKLV, from the coding sequence ATGCTTCAAGCAGAGAGAAGAAATTATATTATCAAACATTTAAAAGAAAAGGGAAAAGTAGTTGTAGAAGATTTAGCAAGTATATTAGATACTTCCCCTATGACTATTCGAAGAGACTTAAAATATTTAGAAGAAAATAATTTAATCACAAGAACTCATGGGGGAGCAGTTCTTCATGACATGCTTACAGAGGAAGTTCCTTATGGACAAAAAACATCAGAACATACAAAAGAGAAGAAAAGAATTGCACAGTATGCAGCTTCTCTGATTAAGGAAGGACATACCATTATATTAGATGCAGGAACGACCAATATGGAAATTGCCAAGAAAATAAAAGATATTAAGAATTTGAAGGTAATCACAACAGATTTAGTGATTGCTTTGTTTCTGTCTAAATTTTCAGCGATTCAAGTATTTTGTACAGGTGGATTTATTCAAGGAAGTACAGGTACATGTTTAGGCCCAAACACCAAAGACTTCTTAGAACAAGTTTATGCAGATATTGCATTTTTAGGAACAAGCTCTGCAGATGTAAAGGAGGGTCTTACTACACCTACTATTGAAAAAGCAAGAATAAAAAGACAGATTATACAATCAGCAGAAGAAACTATATTAGTTACAGACCACTTTAAATTTGGGAAAAAAAGCTTTGCTAAAATTTGTTCTTTAGAAAGTTTAAGTCAAATTATTACAGATGAAGGATTAGATGAAAAAATAGTCAATAAAATTAAACAATTAGGTGTAGAAGTGAAATTAGTATAA
- a CDS encoding GntP family permease, with amino-acid sequence MEASVSGSQMIIGLSIGIICLIFMIMKTKIHAFLALIIAASMTGLIGGMSADQVMQSISKGFGGTLGSIGIIIGFGVMMGQIFEVSGAAERMAKTFVKKLGKNNEELALALTGFIVSIPIFCDSGFVILSPLVKAISKKTKKSVVSLGIALALGLVITHSLVPPTPGPVGVAGIFGVSVGSILLWGIVLAIPMTIAGMLYGKWLGKRIYQLPTEDGQGWIRPNYQESISSFLDDEEDKNLPSTFMAFAPILVPVLLILSNTVITALKIEGDFVSVVKFLGSPIIAVGIGLLVAIYGLTGKELRKDTLEKMEDGIKSAGIIILVTGGGGALGMVLRDSGAGDYIANLIAQSSIPAILLPFVVASLVRLIQGSGTVAMITAAPITAPMIATLDVNPVFAALAACIGSLVFSYFNDSYYWVVNRMLGIKEAKEQIRVWSMTTTIAWAVGLIELLIVNMIFH; translated from the coding sequence ATGGAAGCTTCGGTATCAGGAAGTCAAATGATCATAGGCCTTTCGATTGGTATTATTTGTCTTATTTTTATGATTATGAAAACAAAAATTCATGCATTCTTGGCACTTATTATTGCAGCATCTATGACAGGACTTATTGGAGGAATGTCAGCCGATCAAGTTATGCAGTCTATTTCTAAAGGTTTTGGAGGAACTTTAGGAAGCATTGGAATTATTATTGGTTTTGGTGTTATGATGGGGCAAATTTTTGAAGTTTCAGGAGCAGCTGAGAGAATGGCCAAAACTTTTGTGAAAAAATTAGGAAAAAATAATGAAGAATTAGCTTTAGCATTAACAGGATTTATTGTATCTATTCCTATATTTTGTGATTCTGGATTTGTTATTTTATCACCCCTTGTAAAGGCAATCTCTAAAAAAACCAAAAAATCTGTAGTTTCATTAGGGATTGCATTAGCTTTAGGATTAGTGATTACTCACTCTTTAGTACCTCCTACTCCAGGACCTGTAGGTGTTGCTGGTATATTTGGAGTAAGTGTTGGAAGTATACTTCTTTGGGGGATTGTTTTGGCAATTCCTATGACGATTGCGGGAATGCTTTATGGGAAATGGTTAGGAAAAAGAATTTATCAGCTTCCTACAGAAGATGGGCAAGGATGGATTAGACCTAATTATCAAGAAAGTATTTCAAGCTTTTTAGATGATGAAGAAGACAAAAATCTTCCTTCTACATTTATGGCGTTTGCACCTATTTTAGTTCCTGTATTACTCATTCTTTCTAATACAGTAATAACTGCTTTAAAAATAGAAGGAGATTTTGTGAGTGTTGTTAAATTTTTAGGATCTCCAATTATAGCAGTAGGAATTGGTTTGTTAGTAGCTATATATGGACTTACTGGAAAAGAATTAAGAAAAGATACATTAGAGAAAATGGAAGATGGAATCAAGTCAGCAGGTATTATTATTTTAGTTACTGGTGGTGGCGGTGCGCTAGGAATGGTACTTCGTGATAGTGGTGCAGGAGATTATATTGCAAATTTAATTGCACAATCTTCAATTCCAGCTATACTTCTTCCATTTGTAGTAGCTTCTTTGGTAAGATTGATTCAAGGAAGTGGAACAGTGGCCATGATTACGGCTGCGCCTATTACTGCACCTATGATTGCAACATTAGATGTAAATCCAGTATTTGCAGCGTTAGCAGCTTGTATAGGATCTTTGGTATTTTCTTATTTTAACGATAGCTATTACTGGGTAGTCAATCGTATGTTAGGAATTAAAGAGGCAAAGGAACAAATTAGAGTATGGTCTATGACTACTACTATTGCATGGGCAGTAGGACTTATTGAATTATTAATTGTAAATATGATATTTCATTAA